From Verrucomicrobiota bacterium:
CGAAGCCACGCGCCGAAGACCCTGCCTTTTGTCCACTATCCCTGACTCATTGGGTTCATCCGTCTCGTCCCTCGGTGGCTACAAAATCTGGTGAGCCGTGCGGCTTAACGTGTGCCCGGTTTGGGCATCCACATGTCCTGCCATTTTAAATTTAATTCATCCACCATCTGGAAACAGTAATCCAACCGGCCGATATTTTTATCGGTATTGTTCGTACCGAATGTGAATTTGACGCCGGCTTGCTTCGCCAGCTTCAAAAAAGCCGCACTGGGCAGTTTGCTTCGGCTATTAATTTCAATGGCAATTCCACGTTTGGCGGCGGCGTCCACCACGCGTTGCATGCGTTCCGGTGTCCAAAGCTGGTCATACTGCGGTGCCAATTGGGCGGGCAGATACGTTGGGTTTACGTAGATATCAATCGGTTCCGTGCTCAGAATTGTCACCGTCCGGCTCACCAGCATTTTCATGAATGCCTCAGCATCTGGAATCTCCCCCACCTCTTCCTTGATCCACAGGCGCATGCGCTTGCCGCTGTCGTCCACCACGGTCATGGCATCCGTAAAAACATAATCAAACTTGGCGCGCGCCGCCGGTGAAAACAGATTCACCCACTCACGTCCTTCCGCCTGCATCCCAATAAACACCGGCTGGCCTTCCATGCTTTTCAGGTACGCCTCAATTCCGGTGTCATTCGTCACGGCAAAGTTTAAGCCGCAGTTCACCGCGATTCCGTTAAATATGCCGGTCTTTCGCGACTCCGCCCGCACCTCGTCCACCGTCAGTCCCCCTTTCAGATGCGTGTGAAAATTGATGACCGGGAAGTTATCCTTCGCCAAAGCAACGATCCGTTGTTCGTAAGCATCAAAGGTGATGACTGGATCGGTATCCGGCAAATCATCTGGTAATGGCTGCACCCGAATATTTTTAAAAAACGTCCGGCTCTTGGGATCGTGCCCCTGCAAAGCGAACGTACCCCGGGAAAGCCGGCGGCCCGGTTGTTTAGGGTTAAACACCGGATTGGACGGTTCCACGTAATCCACCACCAGCGTATCGTTAAGTAGAATTTGAATGCGCTTACCCCGGACTGAGATGTGCATCTTGAACCACTCCTCATCCTTTATTAGTTGCTTATAGACGTTGCGAATGCCGTACAGACTCCCCGTTTTCTTCAATTCCCGATAATTCTCCTCGCCGATATGCGTGTTGCTTACTTGCGCTTCAAACCCTTTCTGGGGAAAGCCATTCTCCTGATACTCCGTATGGAAATAGACACCGGAGTTGGCGCCCGGTTTGGTCAGTATCTCGCATTCCAACTCGAAATTCTTGAAGTCCGCCTTGACCTGTTCAGTGCCGGTGAAAAATAAGTGCGAGCGCGGACCTTCCACAGCAATCATGCCTTGTTCCACGCGGAAGCTGCCTGGCTTTTCACTCGCCTTCCAGCCATTCAGCGTCTTCCCGTCAAATAAGGATACCCAATCCGCGCCAGAGGCGGACAGGATCGTGGTTGCCAACAGGCAGGCCAATGTACGTGCCAAATTTGTTTTCTTCATTTTTGTGAACCGGATTTTGAACGCGGCCACTGAATAATCAAGCCAAGAAACGACTATAAAAAAGTTCCGTGGACCGAAATCCACGGAACTTGTGCATCACACTAATCTTCAACCCGCAACCCTGCGGCAGGCAATATCTTACGCCGACACTGGCCATTTACCGGATCGGCGAACCGCCGGCTTGGGATGGTCTTTGATCTTGGCGGTAAAGCGTTCCAAGTCCTCTTGTGGCAGGGAATAATCCGTCAGTAATCCTTGGAAATATTTATGATACCCCACCAGGTCCATCAGCCCGTGACCGGACCAATTGAACAGGATGACTTTTTCTTTGCCTTCCTCGCGGGCTTTGACCGCTTCATCAATGGCACACGCGATGGCGTGCGAGGTTTCGGGGGCAGGAATAAAACCTTCGGTGCGGGCGAACATCACCGCTGCCTCGTAGCACTTCAATTGGTGAACCGCCCGGGGCGTGGCCAACCCTTCCACCACCGCCTGGCTGACCAACGGAGACATGCCATGATACCGCAAACCGCCGGCATGGATGGGGGGTGGCATAAACTCGTGGCCAAGCGAATGCATGGGTAACAACGGCGTCATCTTGGCAATATCGCCGTGATCGTATGAGAACGGCCCGCGCGTCATCTTGGGGCAGCTTTCGGGTTCCACCGGGATGATGGTGATGTCGGCTCCATGGATCTTATCGCACATGAATGGGAACGAGAGACCTGCGAAGTTGGAGCCACCACCCGCACAACCGATCACCACATCCACCTTGCGTTCGCCGGCTTTCGCCAATTGTTTTTTAGCTTCGAGCCCGATGATGGTTTGATGCAACATCACATGGTTCAGCACGCTGCCCAAGCCGTACCGGGTCTGGCCGGTCGTATCCGTCACTGCGGCTTCGATGGCTTCCGAAATGGCAATGCCCAGCGAGCCGGGAGTGTGCGGGTCCTGTTCCAGGATCGCGCGGCCCGCCACGGTTTCATGGGACGGGCTGGCCACGCAGGTGGCACCCCAAGTCTCCATCATCATTTTGCGGAATGGTTTTTGATCAAAGCTGATGCGCACCATGAATACTTTGCAGTCCAGCCCGATCAGGGAACACGCAAACGCGAGCGCGCTGCCCCATTGCCCGGCGCCGGTCTCCGTGGTCATTCGTTTGATGCCAAATTGCTTATTGTACCAGGCTTGGGGCACGGCGGTATTGGGCTTATGACTGCCAGCCGGAGAGACGCCCTCGTTCTTATAATAAATCCGGGCGGGAGTTTTGAGCGCGGCTTCCAGGCGCTTGGCGCGATACAGCGGGGAGGGCCGCCACAGCGCCAGTAATTCCAGAATTTCTTCCGGAATCTTCACCCAGCGATCCGTACACATTTCCTGCTCGATCAGGTTCATGGGGAACACCGGCGCGAGCATTTCAGGTTTGATGGGCTGGCCGTCGGGTCCTAGCGGCGGCAACATGGCATTCGGCAGGTCGGCGGCCAAGTTGTACCACTCACGAGGTATCTCGCGGTCCTCAAGAACGAATTTCGTATCAGACATAGTTGTTATTTTTTTCTATTAGGCTGCGTGGATTTTTTGTCGCTGATTCCCCGGCACTTGTCAAGCGGGGGTTGAATAATTAGGCAAATATTGTGCGTGCTTATCGCCGGCAGGTGACGTATGTTAGGGGAACGATATGCCATTTCGCGCACTTGGCCTTGAGGCCAATATCCTTAAAGCGGTCCAGGAAGCTGGATATACCGAACCAACGCCCATCCAGGCCGCAGCCATCCCGCAAATCCTTGCGGGCCACGACCTCATTGGCATCGCCCAGACCGGCACCGGCAAGACCGCCGCGTTTGTGTTGCCCATTCTGGACAAGTTGATCAAAACCCCGGTCGGCGGACGCCGATGCATTCGCACTTTGGTCGTTGCTCCCACCCGGGAACTCGTGGTCCAGATCGAGGAAAACGTGCGGGCCTACGCCCGGCACCTCCCTTTGCGCATGGCCACCGTCTATGGTGGGGTCGGGGAGCGCCCGCAAATCCAGGCGCTGCGATCCGGGGTGGATCTCGTTGTGGCCACGCCTGGCCGTTTGCTGGATCTGATGAACCAGGGCTATGTGGATTTCGCCGGGCTGAAC
This genomic window contains:
- a CDS encoding TrpB-like pyridoxal phosphate-dependent enzyme, whose product is MSDTKFVLEDREIPREWYNLAADLPNAMLPPLGPDGQPIKPEMLAPVFPMNLIEQEMCTDRWVKIPEEILELLALWRPSPLYRAKRLEAALKTPARIYYKNEGVSPAGSHKPNTAVPQAWYNKQFGIKRMTTETGAGQWGSALAFACSLIGLDCKVFMVRISFDQKPFRKMMMETWGATCVASPSHETVAGRAILEQDPHTPGSLGIAISEAIEAAVTDTTGQTRYGLGSVLNHVMLHQTIIGLEAKKQLAKAGERKVDVVIGCAGGGSNFAGLSFPFMCDKIHGADITIIPVEPESCPKMTRGPFSYDHGDIAKMTPLLPMHSLGHEFMPPPIHAGGLRYHGMSPLVSQAVVEGLATPRAVHQLKCYEAAVMFARTEGFIPAPETSHAIACAIDEAVKAREEGKEKVILFNWSGHGLMDLVGYHKYFQGLLTDYSLPQEDLERFTAKIKDHPKPAVRRSGKWPVSA
- a CDS encoding family 16 glycoside hydrolase, giving the protein MKKTNLARTLACLLATTILSASGADWVSLFDGKTLNGWKASEKPGSFRVEQGMIAVEGPRSHLFFTGTEQVKADFKNFELECEILTKPGANSGVYFHTEYQENGFPQKGFEAQVSNTHIGEENYRELKKTGSLYGIRNVYKQLIKDEEWFKMHISVRGKRIQILLNDTLVVDYVEPSNPVFNPKQPGRRLSRGTFALQGHDPKSRTFFKNIRVQPLPDDLPDTDPVITFDAYEQRIVALAKDNFPVINFHTHLKGGLTVDEVRAESRKTGIFNGIAVNCGLNFAVTNDTGIEAYLKSMEGQPVFIGMQAEGREWVNLFSPAARAKFDYVFTDAMTVVDDSGKRMRLWIKEEVGEIPDAEAFMKMLVSRTVTILSTEPIDIYVNPTYLPAQLAPQYDQLWTPERMQRVVDAAAKRGIAIEINSRSKLPSAAFLKLAKQAGVKFTFGTNNTDKNIGRLDYCFQMVDELNLKWQDMWMPKPGTR